The following are encoded together in the Penicillium digitatum chromosome 3, complete sequence genome:
- a CDS encoding Actin cortical patch SUR7/pH-response regulator PalI: protein MSDFKAVFQTVTVFVAFILTLLCLFAGTQRNLLEDVDLLTLYTPAVSTDSGAHDFYSIHVLSYCQGTLKTMDPSAEVTHNVTKCSNRTILSSFDPTQSWPKEITSSQQLGWPRVIGDDFHAFKMTSQVMALMYCIGVGAMGLVLLVRVWSTLAPKACQGPCEFSFFVLGSFSISIASIIATALAFEFVALINAHGKGSSVSARYGDKFLGMTWAAVGLMLAGSVASFANAFVNKQAAPASVSKDVEG, encoded by the exons ATGTCGGACTTCAAGGCCGTATTCCAGACAGTGACGGTTTTCGTCGCATTTATACTCACCCTTCTGTGTCTCTTCGCAGGGACGCAGAGGAATTTGCTTGAGGATGTGGATCTCTTGACG CTTTACACACCCGCAGTCAGCACCGATAGTGGAGCCCACGATTTCTATTCCATCCATGTACTATCCTACTGCCAGGGAACACTGAAGACAATGGACCCCAGCGCGGAAGTCACGCATAACGTGACCAAATGCTCCAACCGCACGATACTTTCCTCGTTTGACCCAACCCAATCTTGGCCGAAAGAGATCACGTCCAGCCAGCAGCTGGGGTGGCCGCGTGTAATCGGCGATGACTTCCACGCCTTCAAAATGACGAGTCAAGTCATGGCCTTGATGTACTGTATCGGAGTTGGTGCGATGGGGCTTGTTCTACTTGTACGAGTATGGTCGACTCTTGCTCCGAAAGCGTGCCAGGGCCCATGTGAATTTTCGTTTTTCGTG CTTGGATCTTTCAGCATCAGCATCGCATCTATCATCGCAACCGCTCTCGCTTTTGAATTCGTTGCTCTTATTAATGCTCACGGGAAGGGCTCGAGCGTGTCAGCCCGTTACGGTGATAAATTCCTCGGGATGACTTGGGCCGCGGTGGGGCTCATGCTCGCCGGTAGCGTTGCTAGCTTTGCGAATGCCTTCGTTAACAAACAGGCTGCGCCTGCGTCAGTCTCAAAGGATGTAGAGGGGTAA
- a CDS encoding Mannitol-1-phosphate dehydrogenase — protein sequence MEKKAIHFGGGNIGRGFVAEFLHTAGFEVVFVDVMDSIITALQNTKSYQVTEVSDEGQSTKTITNYRAINSKTHESEVVHEISTAAIVTCAVGPNILKFIAPVIAKGIDARTDATPLAVVACENAIGATDTLHQFIKDNTAQDRVGSMPDRARFANSAIDRIVPGQAADSGLNVRIEKFYEWAVESTPFGEFGHPKIPAIHWVSDLEPYIERKLFTVNTGHATAAYYGYNAGKKTIAEALQDARIRGIVRDVLQETASLIIDKHEISAAEQQEYVETIITRISNPYLEDTVERVGRAPLRKVSRKERFIGPAAQLAERGGKFESLMGSFEMALRFQNVEGDEESVELAKVLKEHSPAEAAVRLTGLDRDHPLFPHVVKIVDGVQSDAKEARQSCV from the coding sequence ATGGAAAAGAAAGCTATTCACTTCGGTGGTGGAAACATCGGCCGTGGCTTCGTCGCCGAGTTCCTCCACACTGCTGGCTTTGAAGTCGTCTTCGTTGATGTCATGGACAGCATCATCACCGCCCTACAAAACACCAAGTCCTATCAGGTTACTGAAGTCAGTGACGAGGGCCAATCGACCAAGACAATTACCAATTACCGTGCAATCAACTCCAAGACCCATGAGAGTGAAGTCGTCCACGAGATCTCAACCGCCGCTATTGTGACCTGCGCGGTGGGCCCGAACATCCTCAAGTTCATCGCTCCCGTAATTGCCAAGGGAATCGATGCCCGCACCGATGCCACACCCTTGGCTGTTGTTGCCTGTGAGAATGCCATCGGTGCCACTGATACTCTACATCAGTTTATCAAGGACAACACCGCCCAAGATCGTGTCGGCTCTATGCCAGATCGAGCCCGGTTTGCCAACTCGGCCATTGACCGTATTGTACCTGGCCAAGCCGCCGACAGCGGTCTTAACGTGCGCATCGAGAAGTTTTACGAATGGGCCGTGGAGTCAACACCTTTCGGCGAGTTTGGTCATCCAAAAATCCCGGCCATCCACTGGGTTAGTGACTTGGAGCCCTACATTGAGCGCAAGTTGTTCACCGTCAACACCGGTCACGCCACTGCAGCCTACTATGGCTACAATGCCGGCAAGAAGACCATTGCCGAAGCCCTCCAGGATGCTCGCATCCGTGGCATTGTCCGTGATGTGCTTCAAGAAACTGCGTCCCTCATCATCGACAAGCATGAAATCAGTGCTGCCGAGCAGCAGGAGTATGTTGAGACCATCATCACCCGAATCTCGAACCCCTACCTCGAAGACACCGTGGAGCGTGTGGGTCGTGCTCCACTGCGCAAAGTATCCCGCAAGGAGCGATTCATCGGCCCGGCTGCGCAGCTGGCTGAGCGTGGTGGAAAATTCGAGTCACTGATGGGCTCCTTTGAAATGGCTCTGCGGTTCCAGAATGTGGAAGGTGATGAGGAGAGCGTAGAACTGGCCAAGGTCCTCAAGGAGCACTCGCCTGCCGAAGCTGCTGTCCGATTGACCGGCTTGGACCGAGACCACCCCCTCTTTCCCCATGTGGTCAAGATCGTGGACGGCGTAC
- a CDS encoding Reverse transcriptase, putative: MQQQLDRIERQFRAPVRLYTDGSGYQGGIGAAVYPAYPSVQNESRLCNMGSGDDATVYAAELRAIEMALEVIQYQFTSNDDWRERLAERGAVIFTDNQAALKAIQTPKMPSGQVYLEGSLRLLDWCSKSKIQVELRWIPAHEGIPGNEHVDMLAKSAATTTDTSNYHNRSTRLAAAASKCIKH; the protein is encoded by the exons atgcagcagcagcttgaccg CATTGAACGACAATTCCGCGCACCGGTACGACTATAcaccgatgggagcgggtatcaaggcggcattggggccgcagtgtacccggcatacccgAGTGTCCAGAACGAGTCACGGCTATGCAATATGGGATCTGGCGACGATGCCACCGTGTACGCCGCCGAGCTCCGCGCTATTGAAATGGCACTGGAAGTTATCCAATACCAATTCACAAGCAACGACGACTGGCGAGAAAGGCTGGCGGAGAGGGGGGCCGTGATCTTCACCGACAACCAGGCCGCTCTTAAAGCTATTCAAACCCCCAaaatgccatctggccaggtatacCTGGAAGGAAGCCTCCGCCTACTGGACTGGTGCTCGAAGAGCAAGATTCAGGTTGAATTGCGCTGGATCCCGGcgcatgaaggcattccagGCAACGAACATGTTGACATGCTTGCAAAGAGCGCAGCAACCACCACCGACACATCGAATTATCATAACCGATCTAcccggcttgccgccgcagcgagcaagtGTATTAAGCATTGA